One Leisingera sp. M658 genomic window carries:
- a CDS encoding DUF4198 domain-containing protein has product MKLKYLAAALAVSLPVTASAHFQLNYTENVLIGKPGDVPMGLVFWHPLENGHVMDMGKPEEFFMVHKGEKVDLSDRLEPATFKGAENEAAAYRASVPVKRSGDYVVVTVPAPYYEESEDIYIQQISKVVLNRNTLPTDWDQPVGLETEILPLNKPYNVIVGSTFSGQVLADGKPVPGAEIEVEFMASEPDLAAFSTTNPTVQPMSGGAIVAIADQNGVFSFGIPKAGHWGFAALGSGPATEHDGKELSQDAVLWIHAEELK; this is encoded by the coding sequence ATGAAACTGAAATATCTGGCCGCAGCTCTGGCCGTATCCCTGCCGGTCACCGCATCGGCGCATTTCCAGCTGAACTACACTGAAAACGTGCTGATCGGGAAGCCCGGCGATGTGCCGATGGGGCTGGTGTTCTGGCACCCGCTGGAAAACGGCCATGTGATGGACATGGGCAAACCTGAAGAATTTTTTATGGTTCACAAGGGCGAAAAGGTTGATCTTTCGGACCGCTTGGAACCGGCCACATTCAAGGGCGCGGAGAACGAAGCCGCCGCCTACAGGGCGTCGGTTCCGGTCAAGCGCTCGGGCGACTATGTGGTGGTGACTGTGCCCGCGCCCTATTATGAGGAAAGCGAAGACATCTATATTCAGCAGATTTCCAAAGTCGTGCTGAACCGCAACACCCTGCCCACCGATTGGGATCAGCCAGTGGGCCTGGAAACCGAGATCCTGCCGCTGAACAAGCCCTATAACGTCATTGTTGGCTCTACCTTCTCGGGTCAGGTGCTGGCGGATGGCAAGCCGGTTCCGGGCGCCGAAATCGAGGTTGAGTTCATGGCATCAGAGCCGGACCTTGCGGCTTTTTCCACAACCAACCCGACGGTTCAGCCGATGTCCGGCGGCGCCATCGTTGCGATCGCAGACCAGAATGGCGTCTTTTCCTTTGGCATTCCGAAAGCGGGCCACTGGGGATTTGCCGCCCTCGGCTCCGGCCCGGCGACTGAGCATGACGGCAAGGAGCTTAGCCAGGACGCTGTGTTGTGGATCCACGCTGAAGAGCTGAAGTGA
- a CDS encoding MarR family winged helix-turn-helix transcriptional regulator, whose product MTDDSRRTANLLGAAVLCLHDELRTVLARQFHRSGEGPAALCALGHQPGLSNDALSRLLDLTHTGTVRLIDRLAEDGLVRRQAAEHDKRSIALYLTEAGQAARENILRERLAALEAVTGSLSADEQKDLARLLEKLLQAAAGDDTHKLRTCRLCDSRACTNCPILVPVSGAD is encoded by the coding sequence ATGACGGATGATTCACGGCGGACTGCGAATTTACTGGGGGCGGCGGTGCTCTGCCTGCATGATGAACTGAGGACGGTTCTGGCGAGGCAGTTCCACCGCTCCGGAGAAGGGCCTGCGGCGCTTTGCGCGCTGGGTCACCAGCCAGGTTTGTCGAACGACGCACTGAGCCGGCTTTTGGATCTCACCCATACGGGCACGGTGCGCCTGATCGACAGGCTGGCCGAGGACGGCCTTGTCAGACGACAGGCGGCGGAGCACGACAAGCGCAGCATTGCGCTTTATCTCACAGAAGCTGGCCAAGCCGCGCGGGAGAACATATTGCGAGAGCGGCTGGCCGCACTGGAGGCAGTGACCGGCAGCCTGTCCGCTGACGAACAAAAGGACCTGGCCCGGCTGCTGGAAAAACTGCTGCAAGCTGCTGCCGGTGACGACACGCACAAGCTGCGGACCTGCCGGCTGTGCGACAGCCGCGCCTGCACAAATTGCCCGATACTGGTGCCTGTAAGCGGGGCGGACTGA
- a CDS encoding aminotransferase class V-fold PLP-dependent enzyme, which produces MQRKTTKDPQDELQLLRDADARAARYIARVGEMPVFPAAAARQQLARFDEPLPDTRRDATETLALLDEAGSPATTVSNGPRYFGFVIGATLPVAAAAQRLASAWDQCASSQMNSPVADKIEKVAARWLLEILDLPRESGVAFGTSATASTIVCLSVARRELLKKEGWDFDAMGLLGAPEIKVVVSELAHITVLKALRILGFGQARLIKAPVDSAGRIDPARLPALDGQTILCLQAGEVNTGSFDPFLPLIEKAKQAGAWVHVDGAFGLWARAAPAKRGLTNGIEGADSWTTDGHKWLNTPYDGAAGICRDRDAMAAAMNSDAVYSTASTGSQKNLGIEFSRSARGVPIWAVLRTLGRAGVAELVERHCSMAARIAKTLPGLGFELLCEPALNQILFRYGTEAQTRELQQLVERSGKAWFGGTVWNGKPALRISVSSWRTSDLDIDILLNSLQAARDSLDRKSQ; this is translated from the coding sequence ATGCAACGCAAGACGACAAAAGACCCGCAGGACGAGCTCCAGCTATTGCGCGATGCTGACGCCAGGGCCGCGCGCTACATTGCCCGCGTGGGGGAGATGCCAGTTTTTCCCGCCGCCGCCGCCCGGCAGCAGCTTGCACGCTTTGATGAGCCATTGCCGGACACCAGGAGGGATGCAACCGAAACGCTGGCGCTGCTGGACGAGGCCGGCTCCCCGGCGACAACTGTTTCAAACGGTCCCCGGTACTTTGGCTTTGTAATCGGCGCAACGCTGCCGGTCGCCGCCGCCGCGCAACGCCTGGCGTCGGCCTGGGATCAATGCGCCTCCTCGCAAATGAACTCGCCGGTGGCGGACAAGATCGAGAAAGTCGCGGCGCGTTGGCTGCTGGAGATCCTGGACCTGCCCCGCGAAAGCGGCGTGGCGTTTGGCACCTCGGCAACCGCAAGTACGATTGTCTGCCTCAGCGTCGCGCGGCGCGAACTTCTGAAGAAGGAGGGATGGGACTTTGATGCCATGGGGTTGCTGGGCGCGCCGGAAATCAAGGTTGTAGTTTCAGAGCTGGCCCATATCACGGTTCTCAAAGCCCTCAGAATTCTGGGCTTCGGCCAGGCCCGGCTGATCAAAGCACCGGTCGACAGCGCCGGCCGCATTGACCCGGCCCGGCTTCCTGCACTGGATGGGCAGACCATTCTGTGCCTGCAGGCCGGCGAGGTGAATACCGGCAGCTTTGATCCCTTCCTGCCGCTTATCGAAAAAGCGAAACAGGCCGGCGCATGGGTGCATGTCGACGGGGCCTTTGGCCTGTGGGCGCGCGCGGCGCCAGCCAAGCGCGGGCTGACCAACGGCATAGAGGGCGCGGACAGCTGGACCACTGACGGCCACAAATGGCTCAACACCCCGTATGACGGCGCTGCCGGCATCTGCCGCGACCGGGACGCGATGGCGGCCGCCATGAACAGCGACGCAGTTTATTCCACCGCGTCCACTGGGAGTCAGAAAAATCTGGGCATCGAATTCTCCCGGAGCGCGCGCGGCGTGCCGATCTGGGCAGTGCTGCGCACGCTTGGCCGCGCCGGTGTCGCCGAGCTGGTCGAGCGGCACTGCAGCATGGCTGCCCGTATCGCCAAAACTCTGCCCGGTCTTGGATTTGAGCTGCTGTGCGAGCCCGCGTTGAACCAGATCCTGTTCCGCTATGGCACTGAGGCGCAGACCAGAGAGCTTCAGCAGTTGGTAGAGCGCTCCGGGAAAGCGTGGTTCGGCGGCACCGTCTGGAACGGCAAACCGGCCCTGCGAATCAGCGTATCGTCCTGGCGCACAAGCGATCTAGATATCGATATACTGCTGAACTCGCTGCAGGCGGCCCGGGACAGTTTGGACCGCAAAAGCCAGTGA
- a CDS encoding cobalt ABC transporter permease → MIRSCILILALLAPLPVMAHNVISAVFPSGSDIEGEVGFSNGDMAADLLIEIFDVAGSKLGESRTDGDGFFLFTPSEPVTHIFRGDLGAGHVAEMMMDGAEVAQIIGQSPGAAANSAAAAMDISAAPAAAGSAGLSDQTRSELATMLRNELRPLRQELTAFKNKSDFQSVLGGIGYICGLFGLGFYIAARRKIGSSA, encoded by the coding sequence ATGATCCGCTCCTGCATTCTGATCCTTGCGCTGCTGGCGCCGCTCCCGGTGATGGCACACAATGTTATCTCAGCTGTTTTTCCGTCCGGTTCCGACATTGAGGGCGAAGTGGGCTTTTCCAACGGTGACATGGCCGCGGACCTGCTGATTGAGATCTTTGACGTGGCCGGCAGCAAGCTGGGAGAGTCCAGAACCGACGGTGACGGCTTTTTCCTGTTCACCCCGTCGGAGCCTGTGACACATATCTTCCGTGGCGATCTGGGGGCTGGCCACGTGGCCGAGATGATGATGGACGGTGCGGAAGTCGCGCAGATCATCGGGCAAAGCCCGGGCGCTGCAGCAAATTCTGCGGCTGCTGCCATGGACATCTCTGCAGCGCCGGCGGCGGCAGGGTCCGCGGGCCTCTCCGATCAAACCCGCTCCGAGCTTGCCACCATGTTGCGTAATGAACTGCGCCCGCTCCGCCAGGAGCTGACAGCGTTCAAGAATAAGTCGGACTTTCAGTCCGTGCTTGGCGGTATCGGCTATATCTGCGGCCTGTTCGGGCTTGGCTTTTACATCGCTGCACGCCGCAAGATCGGCAGCAGCGCATGA
- a CDS encoding TetR/AcrR family transcriptional regulator yields MIRERRVEDVSVADAARADQVSSGASYRHFKDRDELLANVAAEGFRRFSKAKIDAFAKHPKYSVESLIAGGCAYAEFGADNPELFHLMWAAARNRDNINVARVASSATYNTFIDELTGIMKAQGLGHLDPHEFGTPLWAMVHGFASLLIGKPANLDSGRQALRSRIADATWAYVRGYQTG; encoded by the coding sequence ATGATCAGGGAAAGGCGGGTTGAGGACGTAAGCGTTGCCGATGCCGCCCGCGCCGACCAAGTTTCAAGCGGCGCGTCCTACCGGCACTTCAAGGACCGCGATGAATTGCTGGCAAATGTCGCCGCCGAAGGCTTCCGGAGATTTTCCAAAGCCAAGATTGACGCCTTTGCCAAACATCCAAAGTATTCGGTTGAAAGCCTGATTGCTGGCGGCTGCGCCTATGCTGAGTTTGGCGCAGACAATCCCGAACTGTTTCACCTCATGTGGGCGGCGGCTCGCAACCGGGACAACATCAATGTAGCGCGCGTGGCCAGCAGCGCAACATACAACACCTTTATTGATGAGCTGACGGGCATCATGAAGGCGCAGGGCCTCGGCCATCTGGACCCGCATGAATTCGGAACGCCTTTGTGGGCAATGGTGCATGGTTTTGCCAGTTTGCTGATCGGCAAACCTGCAAATCTAGACAGCGGCCGCCAAGCGCTCAGAAGCCGCATAGCAGACGCCACCTGGGCTTACGTCCGAGGCTATCAGACCGGTTAG
- a CDS encoding alpha/beta fold hydrolase — MTVDLQTSEPASQQSAPGHDPHLIAVPAEETFEGTWPFQARYSSAAGYPMHYVDEGSGPETLLLLHGEPTWSYLYRSQIAEWSRGARVIALDHMGFGKSATPQDRSYWLQDHIDNAERFVLEQNLRDVTLVMHDFGGPVGMGVAIRHPDRIKRIVSVNGPTPLGQPDLLDRLIANADAAPWFQWIMQAEENGTLEAVLGQLDYNILSTLKLNGFVRNELITDTWLNAYRAPFPTPEFAAGAIGWAKGFATGKHAFEEASGAVKSELAKKPAIAIWGEADRTLQAEQFLPLFRQAFPGGQVKTLPETGHYSPEDAPQLVSGLVSEFISAS; from the coding sequence ATGACCGTTGACCTTCAGACCAGTGAACCGGCATCGCAGCAATCCGCGCCAGGCCACGATCCGCACCTGATCGCGGTCCCTGCCGAAGAGACCTTTGAGGGAACCTGGCCGTTTCAAGCCCGTTACAGTTCCGCCGCCGGCTATCCGATGCACTATGTCGATGAGGGCAGCGGCCCGGAAACGCTGCTGCTGCTGCATGGCGAACCGACCTGGAGCTACCTCTACCGTTCTCAGATTGCTGAATGGTCCCGTGGTGCCCGTGTGATTGCCCTTGACCATATGGGATTTGGCAAAAGCGCCACCCCGCAAGACCGCAGTTATTGGCTGCAGGACCATATAGACAATGCGGAACGCTTTGTTTTGGAGCAGAATCTCAGGGATGTGACCCTTGTCATGCACGACTTCGGCGGGCCGGTTGGCATGGGCGTAGCCATCCGGCACCCGGACCGGATCAAACGGATCGTTTCGGTCAACGGCCCGACGCCCCTGGGGCAACCTGATCTTTTGGACCGCTTGATTGCCAATGCCGACGCTGCACCCTGGTTCCAGTGGATCATGCAGGCCGAGGAAAACGGCACCCTGGAAGCGGTGCTCGGCCAGCTTGACTACAACATCCTGTCGACCCTCAAGCTGAATGGATTTGTCCGCAATGAGCTGATCACCGATACTTGGCTGAATGCCTACCGGGCGCCGTTTCCCACGCCTGAATTTGCTGCGGGCGCAATCGGCTGGGCCAAAGGCTTTGCTACCGGCAAACATGCGTTCGAAGAGGCGAGCGGCGCCGTAAAGTCCGAGCTGGCAAAGAAACCTGCTATCGCCATCTGGGGCGAAGCCGACAGGACGCTGCAGGCAGAACAGTTTCTGCCCCTGTTCCGGCAAGCGTTCCCCGGCGGCCAGGTCAAGACCTTGCCCGAAACCGGCCACTACAGCCCGGAAGACGCGCCGCAGCTAGTATCCGGACTGGTGTCTGAGTTTATTTCAGCCAGCTGA
- the cbiM gene encoding cobalt transporter CbiM: protein MHIVDGALSNPVVIGGAVAAVGGIAMGLRSLPLERIPAAGVLSASFFVASLIHVPIGPSSVHLILNGLAGLVLGWAAFPALFVGLLLQAVFFGFGGLTVLGVNAVNIALPAVLVGLIFRPLVARGSPLQGAIWGGIGGGAAIAATTLAVAVSLMLSGDEFILAAKLVFFSHIPVVIIEALLSGAAIFLARRVKPELFFDTKGSLA from the coding sequence ATGCATATCGTAGACGGCGCACTGTCGAATCCGGTTGTGATCGGCGGCGCGGTTGCCGCCGTCGGCGGTATCGCCATGGGGCTGCGGAGCCTGCCGCTGGAACGTATTCCGGCGGCGGGGGTTCTTTCTGCCAGTTTCTTTGTGGCCTCCCTGATCCATGTCCCGATCGGGCCGAGTTCGGTTCACCTGATCCTGAACGGGCTTGCGGGGCTGGTCCTGGGCTGGGCGGCCTTTCCGGCCCTGTTTGTCGGACTGCTGCTGCAGGCGGTGTTCTTTGGCTTCGGCGGGCTGACCGTGCTGGGCGTGAACGCCGTGAACATCGCCCTGCCTGCAGTTCTGGTCGGGCTGATATTCCGCCCGCTGGTGGCCCGCGGCTCGCCTCTGCAGGGTGCCATCTGGGGCGGAATCGGCGGCGGCGCGGCCATTGCTGCCACAACTCTGGCCGTGGCGGTATCGCTGATGCTGTCCGGCGATGAGTTCATCCTGGCCGCGAAACTGGTGTTCTTTTCCCATATTCCGGTGGTGATCATCGAAGCGCTTTTGTCCGGCGCTGCCATTTTCCTGGCGCGGCGTGTGAAGCCCGAGCTGTTTTTCGACACAAAAGGAAGCCTTGCATGA